AACCGGTTCGGCCGCGAGCGCAAGTACTCCACCGGCTTCGAGGGCGTGGTGCAGTACATCCACCGCAAGCACCAGGAGACCGAATCCGACCAGGCCCGGGACCGCTACGAAGAATACATGCGGCAGATCCCGTGCCCCGAATGCAACGGCGCCCGGCTGAACCCCGCCTCGCTCTCGGTGCTGATCAACGGCAAATCCATCGCCGCCGTCGCCGCGATGCCGATGCGCGAATGCTCCGACTTCCTGAACTCGCTGGTGCTCACCGGACGCGAGGCGCAGATCGCCCACCAGGTGCTCAAGGAAATCCAGGCCCGGCTCACCTTCCTGCTCGATGTCGGGCTGGAGTACCTGAACCTGGAACGCGCCGCCGGCACGCTCTCCGGCGGCGAGGCCCAGCGCATCCGCCTGGCCACGCAGATCGGCTCCGGGCTGGTCGGGGTGCTTTATGTGCTCGACGAGCCCTCCATCGGGCTTCATCAGCGTGATAACCGCCGGCTCATCGAGACCCTGGCGCGGCTGCGGAACCTGGGCAACACGCTGATCGTCGTCGAACACGACGAGGACACCATTGCCGAGGCCGACTGGATCGTCGACATCGGCCCCGGCGCCGGCGAACACGGCGGCATGGTGGTGCACTCGGGATCGCTTCAGGGCCTGCTGGCCAACACCGAGTCGCTGACCGGCGACTACCTCTCGGGCCGCAAGAAGATCGAGATCCCGGCCAAGCGCCGCAAGATCGACAAGAAACGCCAGGTCGCCGTCGTCGGCGCGCGCGCGAACAACCTGCGCGACGTCTCGGTGAAGTTCCCCCTGGGCGTCTTCACCGCCGTCACCGGCGTCTCGGGTTCGGGCAAGTCGACGCTGGTCAACGACATTTTGTACAAGGTGATGGCGAACAAGCTCAATGGCGCCAAGCAGGTGGCCGGCCGGCACACCCGGATCGACGGGCTGGAGCAGCTGGACAAGGTCATCCACGTGGACCAGTCCCCGATCGGGCGCACGCCGCGCTCCAACCCGGCCACCTACACCGGTGTCTTCGACCACATCCGCAAGCTCTTCGCCGAAACCAACGAGGCGAAGGTCCGCGGCTACCTGCAGGGCCGCTTCTCCTTCAACGTCAAGGGCGGGCGCTGCGAGTCCTGCTCCGGCGACGGCACGCTGAAGATCGAAATGAACTTCCTGCCCGATGTCTACGTGCCCTGCGAGGTCTGCCACGGGGCCCGCTACAACCGCGAGACGCTCGAGGTGCACTACAAGGGCAAGTCCATCGCCGACGTGCTGAACATGCCCATCGAGGAGGGCGCGGAGTTCTTCGCCGCGTTCACCCCGATCGCCCGGCACCTGCGCACGCTGGTCGAGGTCGGGCTGGGCTACGTGCGCCTGGGGCAGGCCTCCACCACGCTTTCGGGCGGCGAGGCGCAGCGCGTGAAGCTCGCCGCCGAACTGCAGAAGCGCTCCAACGGCCGCTCCATCTACGTGCTCGACGAGCCCACCACCGGACTGCACTTCGAGGACATCCGCAAGCTGCTGCTGGTGCTGCAGGGACTGGTCGAGAAGGGCAACACGGTGATCACCATCGAGCACAACCTCGACGTGGTCAAGTCGGCCGACTGGGTCATCGACCTGGGGCCGGAGGGCGGCTCCGGCGGCGGCATGGTGATTGCCCAGGGCACCCCGGAGCAGGTCGCGAAGGTCGCCGAAAGCCACACCGGGCGCTTCCTGGCCCCGCTGTTCGCCTGACCTCCGGCCCGGTGCCCGCGGGATTCGCCGGTACCCCGGGATCCGTTCCGGGGTGCCGGGACGGGTGTGCTCCAGGGCCGGCATATACCCGAAACGGAATGCCGGGGCGGGAGTTGCCCCGGGTTCATGCGAGAATACCGGAGTGATGATTTCCGCGGCCCAAGTGCTTTTCGACCTCGATGGAACCCTGATCGACCCGGCAGGGGCCATCACCGGCGGCATCGGCCATGCGCTGGAGGTCCACGGCATCGAGGACCCCGGACCGGCATCCCTGAACGCGCTGGTCGGCCCCGGCCTGGCCCACGGTTTGGCGAGCATCCCCGGCGTCGAGCCCGAGCTCATTCCCGCGCTCATCGACACCTACCGCACCCACTACCTCGAGCGCGGCATGGCGCTGGCCCGGGTCTACCCGGGCATCACGGAGCTGCTCACCGCGCTGGCCGCGGCCGGGGTGCCGGTGGCCGTCGCGACGTCCAAGCCGACGTCGCTGGCCCGGCTGCTGATCGACCAGCAGGGGCTCGCTCCTCTGCTGGGCGGCGTCTACGGCGCACCGGAGGCGGAATCCGCGGCGGCCACCGAGGGCAAGGAGGCCATCGTCGCGGCGGCGCTGGCCGGCGAGGGCATGGACCCGGCGACCACCGTGATGGTGGGGGACCGGCGCTTCGACCTGACCGGGGCATCCGCCAACGGGCTGCGCTCGATAGGCGTCCGCTGGGGATTCGCCCCTCCCGGCGAGCTGGAGGCGGCGGGAGCCGACGCCATCGTGCACGACGCACACGAACTGGCGGCGCTGCTGCTGCCCGCCACCACGAGAACGAAGGCCGGGACATTGACGACTGAAACCCAGACCGGGACCACGACGGGAGCTGCACGCTAAATGGGTGTGTACGACATGACCCGCGGCTCCATCCGCGCACTGCTGGCCGGCCTGTGCCGGCCCACCATCAACGGGCTGGAGAACGTCCCGCGCACCGGGCCGGTCATCATCGCCTCCAACCACCTCTCCTTCCTGGACTCGATCATCATCCAGGCGCTGACCCCGCGCGATGTCGCGTTCTTCGCGAAGGCCGAGTACTTCACCACGCCCGGGCTCAAGGGCACGCTGATGAAGTCCTTCTTCGAATCCGTGGGCTCGATCCCGGTCCAGCGCGGTGAGCAGGCCGCCTCGGTGGCGGCGCTCGACTCGCTGGTGGAGATCCTGGAGGCCGGCGGCGGCGTGGGCATCTACCCCGAGGGCACCCGTTCGCGCGACGGCAAGCTCTACCGAGGCCGCACCGGCGTGGGGTGGCTCGCACTGACCACCGGCGCCCCGGTGGTCCCGGTGGGCCTGATCGGCACCGAGAACCTGCAGCCCGCCGGGGCGAAACGGATCCGGCCGCACCACTTCACCCTCTCCTTCGGCAAACCGCTGCAGTTCGAGCACATCGGACGCAAGCATCCGCTGCCCGAACGCCGCCGTGCCACCGATGCCATCGTCGATGAGATAGCCAAGCTGACCGGCCAGGAATACACCGGCGCGTACAACCAGGCACCCGTGGCGGAATAGGCTGACCCCATGGCCGATCCGAACAGCTACCGCCCGGCACCCGGGGAGATCCCGACCCGGCCCGGGGTCTACCGCTTCCGTGATCAGCACGGGCGCGTCATCTACGTCGGCAAGGCCAAGAACCTGCGTTCGCGGCTCAGCTCCTACTTCGCGAACCCGGCCGGGCTCACGCCCAAGACCCACGCGATGGTGCACACCGCCGCCTCCGTCGAATGGACGGTGGTGGGCTCCGAGCTGGAGGCGCTGCAGCTGGAGTTCACCTGGATCAAGGAATACAACCCGCGCTTCAACATCGTCTTCCGCGACGACAAGTCCTACCCGTACCTGGCCGTGACCATGGGGGAGAAATACCCGCGGGCGCAGGTCATGCGCGGGGAGCGGCGCAAGGACACCAAGTACTTCGGCCCGTTTTATCCGGCCAAGGCGATCCGCGAAACACTCGACACGCTGCTGCGCGTCTTCCCGGTGCGGACCTGCTCCGCAGGCGTGTTCCGGCGCGCCGAGGCCTCCGGGCGGCCATGCCTGCTCGGCTACATCGACAAGTGCTCGGCGCCCTGCGTGGGCCGGATCAGCCCCGAGGACCACCGCGAGCTAGCCGCCGAGCTCTGCCGCTTCATGGGCGGGGAGGGCACCCGCTTCATCAGGGAGCTGGAGAAGCAGATGGCCGCCGCTGCCGCCGAGATGGAATACGAGCAGGCCGCCCGCCTGCGCGACGACATCGCCGCGCTGCGCCGGGTCTTCGAACGCAACGCGGTGGTGTTGGCCGAAAACACCGACGCCGACGTGTTTGCCGTCCACGAGGACGAGCTGGAGGCCGCGGTGCAGGTCTTCTACGTGCGCGGCGGACGCATCCGCGGCCAGCGCGGCTGGGTGGTGGAGAAGGTCGAGGACTTCACGCAGGCCGAGTTCATCGAACACATGCTGTTGCAGGTCTACGGCGAGGCGCAGGGGGATGACAAGGTTCCGCGCGAGGTCCTGATCCCGACGCTGCCCGAAAACCACGAGCACCTCGCCTCCTGGCTGTCGGGGTTGCGCGGCTCGGCGGTGGACGTGCGCGTGCCGGTGCGCGGGGAAAAGGCAGCGCTGATGGACACCGTGCGGGAGAACGCCGAACAGGCACTGCGGCTGCACAAGTCCCGCCGCGCCGGGGACCTGAGCGTGCGCTCGGCGGCGCTGCAGGAACTGCAGGAGGCGCTGGGTATCCCGGTGCCGCTGCTGCGCATCGAGTGCTACGACGTCTCCCACGTGCAGGGCACCAACGTGGTCGCCTCCATGGTGGTCGTGGAGGACGGGCTGCCCAAGAAGTCCGACTACCGCAAGTTCTCCATCACCGGCGACGCTGCGCGCGATGACACCGCTTCGATGTACGACGTGATCACCCGGCGCTTCCGCCGCTACCTGGAGGACCAGGAACACACCGCCCCGGCGATCAGCGGGGAGATCGGCGAGGAAACGAAGGCGACCCGCCGCTTCGCCTACCCGCCGGCGCTGGTCGTGGTCGACGGCGGACCGCCGCAGGTCGCCGCCGCCATGCGCGCGCTGGGGGACTTGGGCATCGACGACGTGTACGTGGTCGGGCTGGCCAAGCGACTCGAGGAGGTCTGGCTGCCGGACGACGAGTTCCCGGTGATCCTGCCCCGTGCCTCCGACGCGCTCTACCTGATGCAGCGCATCCGCGACGAGGCGCACCGCTTCGCCATCACCTTCCACCGCAAGAAGCGCTCCGCCTCGATGATCTCCTCGGTGCTCGACGACATAGCGGGCCTCGGCCCGGCCAAGCGCACCGCGCTGCTCAAGCACTTCGGCTCGCTGAAGAAGCTCAAGGCCGCCGGTGCGGAAGACCTGGTGCAGGTGCCGGGCATCGGGACGGCCATGGCCGCCGTCCTGCTCGATGCCTTCGCCGCCGATGCGGCGGACACTGATCGGGCACCGGCCATTAACATGACCACCGGTGAGGTCCTGGACTGAACCCCAGGTTCCCCGGTGACCACTGCGGGTGCGATCGGTGCGGACCGCCGGATCGCCCCGGCAGACTAGGGTAGTGGTCATGAGTACCGACTTGTCACCCGTGAAACCGCCCGAGACCGAACTGCTGATCATCACCGGAATGTCCGGCGCCGGACGTACCACTGCGGCGCATGCGCTCGAGGACCACGGGTGGTACGTCGTGGAGAATCTGCCCCCGGCGCTGCTGGGCATGCTCACCGAGCTGGTTTCGCGCACGGCGGGTTCCATCCCGAAGCTCGCCGTGGTCATGGACGTGCGCTCCAAGTCCTTCTTCCCGCAGCTGCGCGAATCGCTCGCCGCACTCACGGCCGCCGGCGTGCTTTTCCGGGTGTTGTTCCTGGAGGCCGGCGATGACCTGCTGGTCCGCCGCTTCGAACAGGGTCGCCGCCCGCACCCGCTGCAGGGCTCTGGGCGGATCCTGGACGGCATCAGCACCGAACGCGAGGTGCTGCACGAGCTGAAGGAAGCAGCCGAAATCGTCGTGGACACCACCGACATGTCGGTCCACGACCTGAACCGCGCGATCACCGAGCTATTCTCCGAATCCGGGCCGATAGTGCTGCGCCTGAACGTGATGAGCTTCGGATTCAAATACGGGCTGCCGACCGATGCCAACTACGTGGCCGACGTGCGCTTCATCCCGAACCCGCACTGGGTCCCGGAACTGCGCCCGCACACCGGCCTCGAGCGTGAGGTCAGCGACTACGTGCTCGGGGCAACCGGGGCCCAGGAGTTCATCTCCCGCTATATCAGTGCCCTGGAACCGGTCTTCGAGGGCTACCGCCGCGAAAACAAGCACTACGCCACCATCGCCGTGGGCTGCACCGGGGGCAAACACCGCTCGGTGGCCACTGCAGTGGAAATCGGGCACCGGCTGAGTCAGCTGCCCAATGTCACGGTGTCTGTCACGCACCGCGACCTGGGCCGCGAGTAAGGGGCGGCGCGGTGTACCTCACCGGCCCGATGCCGATCCTTCCTCCGCTCTCCGGCCGGGACGATGCACCCGTCCGCGTGGTCGCGCTGGGCGGCGGACACGGCCTCTCGGCCTCGCTCTCGGCCCTGCGCCGGCTCACCTCCGAGATCACGGCTGTCGTGACCGTCGCTGATGACGGCGGTTCCTCCGGCAAGCTGCGCGATGAGCTCGACGTGCTGCCGCCGGGTGACCTGCGGATGGCCTTGGCCGCCCTGTGCGACGACACCGACTGGGGGAGGACCTGGCGCGATGTCATGCAGCATCGGTTCTCCTCGAAGCCCGAGTCGGCCGGTTCGCTTGACCAACACGCCGTGGGCAACCTACTGATCGTCGCGCTCTGGGAACTGCTCCAGGATCCCGTGGCCGGGCTGCGTTGGGCCGGGGCGCTGCTGGGGGCCCGCGGCCAGGTACTGCCGATGTCCACCGTTCCGCTGACCATCTCGGGGGACGTGCTGGAGGAGGGGGCCAACGGTGAACTGGTCAGGCGCAGGATCCGCGGCCAGGCGTCCCTGGCTAGTGCCGGTTCCAGCGCCCTGGTGGCAAATGTCTCCTTGGAGCCGAGAAACGCGCCGGCGTGCGCCGAGGCCCTGGAGGCCATCGAGCTGGCCGATTGGGTAGTGCTGGGACCGGGCTCCTGGTACACCTCGGTGCTGCCGCACCTGCTGCTGCCCGAAATGCGCCACGCCCTGGAAACCACCCCTGCCCGCCGCCTGCTGACCATGAACTTGGCCACCGAGACGAACGAGACGGCGGGGCTCGATGCGGCAGCTCACCTCGAGGTGATCGCACGCTACGCCCCGGACCTGCGCCTCGATGCGATTCTGGCCGATCCGGACACCGTCGGAGACCTCCGGCGTTTCGAGGCGGCAGCCGCCCGGCTCGGCGCCCGGTGCTTTTTCGGTAGAGTAGGGGTTGGTACCGGCCGCGCAGTGCATGATCCGTTGCGCCTCGCCGCTGCCTATCACGACGTCTTCACGACGTACGATTCAGACGAGCCCAGCAGTTAGGAAACATTCCATGGCACTGACGGCTTCCGTCAAGGATGAGCTGTCCCGGCTCGAAATCCGGAAATCCTCGGAGCGCAAGGCCGAAGTCTCGACGATGCTTCGCTTCGCTGGAGGCCTGCACATCATCTCCGGGCGCATCGTCATCGAGGCCGAGGTTGACCTGGCCTCCACCGCCCGGCGCCTGCGGGCCGCCATCGCCGAGGTCTACGGACACACGGCCGAAATCATTGTCGTCTCCGGCGGGGGACTGCGCCGCGGCAACCGCTACGTGGTCCGCGTCGTGCGCGAGGGCGAGGCCCTGGCCCGGCAGACGGGCCTGCTGGACGGGCGCGGCCGCCCGGTCCGGGGGTTGCCCTCGGTCATCGTCAACGGCTCCACGGCAGATGCCGAAGCCGTCTGGCGCGGGGCCTTCCTCGCCCACGGTTCGCTCACCGAGCCCGGGCGCTCCTCGGCGCTGGAAATCACCTGTCCCGGACCGGAGTCGGCGCTCGCGCTGGTCGGCGCGGCGCGCCGCCTGGGCCTGGTCGCCAAGGCACGCGACGTGCGTGGTGTGGACCGGGTGGTGATCCGCGATGGCGATTCGATTGCCGTACTGCTCACCCGCATGGGCGCCCACGACGCGCTCATGGTCTGGGAGGAGCGGCGGATGCGCAAGGAAGTCCGGGCCACGGCGAACCGCCTGGCCAACTTCGACGACGCCAACCTGCGCCGCTCGGCCCAGGCGGCCGTTGCCGCCGGAGCCCGGGTGGAGCGTGCCCTGGAAATCCTCGGCGACGATGTTCCCGAGCACCTGAAATACGCCGGGGCGTTGCGCGTGGCCCACAAGCAGGCCTCGCTGGACGAGCTCGGTCGCATCGCCGACCCGGCCATGACCAAGGATGCGATTGCCGGCCGGATCCGTCGTTTGCTCGCCATGGCCGATAAACGCGCTGGTGAACTTGGCATCCCAGGCACCGAGGCGAGCGTTACCGCGGATATGCTGGATAACTGATCCACGTCCGGCATCGAACAGGCTTCCGTGCTGTTGGCGCGGATCTGTAGTACACCAGTAGAAGCGCCCCCAACGGCGCATGACGAAAGAGGATAACGATGGCTGTTTATACCCTTCCGGAGCTGCAGTACGATTACGCGGCCCTGGAACCGAATATTTCGGCGCGGATCATGGAGCTGCACCATTCCAAGCACCATGCGGCGTATGTGGCCGGGGCGAATGCTGCTCTGGAGCAGTTGGCTGAGGCGCGGGCCAAGGGTGAGTTCGGGAATGTTCCGAAGTTGTCCAAGGATTTGGCGTTCCATCTGGGTGGTCATACTAACCACTCGATTTTCTGGTCGAATTTGTCGCCTGAGGGTGGGGATAAGCCGGTGGGTGAGTTGGCTGCGGCGATTGATGATGCGTTTGGTTCGTTTGATGCGTTCCGTGCGCATTTCACGGCCGCGGCGATGAGCCTGCAGGGTTCGGGGTGGGCGTTGTTGGCGTTTGAGGGGTTGGGTGGCCAGTTGGTCATTGAGCAGCTGTATGACCAGCAGGGCAATGTGCCGGTGGCGAGTACCCCGTTGTTGATGTTGGACATGTGGGAGCATGCGTTCTATTTGGACTATGTGAATGTGAAGGCCGATTACGTGAAGGCTTTTTGGAACATCGTGAATTGGGCTGATGTGTCGGCTCGTTTCGAGGCGGCGCGTGCCGGTGCGCGGTCGTTGGTTGTTCCGGGTAGGTAACACCAGCCCGACGACAAAGGGGCGCGACCCCGGATCCATGGCGGATCCGGGGTCGCGCCCCTTTGCCATCTGCCCGCAGGCGGCCGTCAGGGTAAGTTTTCTCACGTTTGGGCGGTGAATGAAGTAGTATGACAACAAGGTGTTTCGCAGATCCGGTCCGGGTTTTTCCGTGATGGGAGACCGCTTAACCCCGTCGGCTTAATGCCGACGACACAACGGAGTGTCCAATTTTCCTCGCCACTCCGTTCAGCACCTGCCTCACCGCGGGGCTCCCTTCGGGTGGTAACAAATCCCCGTCAAGGAGAAAATTCAAGTGACTACCCGTGTTGGCATCAACGGCTTCGGACGCATCGGACGCAACTACCTACGCGCAGCCCTGGCACACAAGGCAGACATCCAGATCGTCGCCGTCAATGACCTCGGCTCCATCAATGACCTCGCCATGCTGGTCAAGTACGATTCGGTGCTCGGACGCCTGGAGTCGGAGGTGAGCGTCGACGGCGCGTACATCGTCGTGGGCGACCAGCGCATCAAGGTGCTCTCACAGAAGGACCCGGCCATGCTGGGCTGGGGCGAGCTGAAAGTCGACATCGTCATCGAATCCACCGGCCTGTTCACGAAGGCAGCCGAGGCTGAGAAGCACCTCCAGGCCGGCGCCAAGAAGGTCATCATCTCAGCCCC
Above is a window of Paeniglutamicibacter cryotolerans DNA encoding:
- the uvrA gene encoding excinuclease ABC subunit UvrA, giving the protein MKDVATSRSLEHTETPRPHDLTRLVVKGAREHNLKNVDLDLPRDAMIVFTGLSGSGKSSLAFDTIFAEGQRRYVESLSAYARQFLGQVDKPDVDFIEGLSPAVSIDQKSTSKNPRSTVGTITEIYDYMRLLWARVGRPHCPTCGEPVSKQTAQQIVDQLLELPEKTRFQVLAPVVRGRKGEFVDLFKELSSKGYSRARVDGKTIALTDPPKLGKQYKHTIEVVVDRLAINAEVRQRLTDSIETALNLADGRVLADFVDLDEDDPGRVRAFSENLACPNEHPLAIDEIEPRSFSFNNPFGACPACTGIGTRLEVDEELIVPDPSMPLSAGAIAPWALGTATTEYWNRLLEGLAAELGFDMDTPWAKLSAVAKQNILHGKDHKVVVQYKNRFGRERKYSTGFEGVVQYIHRKHQETESDQARDRYEEYMRQIPCPECNGARLNPASLSVLINGKSIAAVAAMPMRECSDFLNSLVLTGREAQIAHQVLKEIQARLTFLLDVGLEYLNLERAAGTLSGGEAQRIRLATQIGSGLVGVLYVLDEPSIGLHQRDNRRLIETLARLRNLGNTLIVVEHDEDTIAEADWIVDIGPGAGEHGGMVVHSGSLQGLLANTESLTGDYLSGRKKIEIPAKRRKIDKKRQVAVVGARANNLRDVSVKFPLGVFTAVTGVSGSGKSTLVNDILYKVMANKLNGAKQVAGRHTRIDGLEQLDKVIHVDQSPIGRTPRSNPATYTGVFDHIRKLFAETNEAKVRGYLQGRFSFNVKGGRCESCSGDGTLKIEMNFLPDVYVPCEVCHGARYNRETLEVHYKGKSIADVLNMPIEEGAEFFAAFTPIARHLRTLVEVGLGYVRLGQASTTLSGGEAQRVKLAAELQKRSNGRSIYVLDEPTTGLHFEDIRKLLLVLQGLVEKGNTVITIEHNLDVVKSADWVIDLGPEGGSGGGMVIAQGTPEQVAKVAESHTGRFLAPLFA
- the rapZ gene encoding RNase adapter RapZ; the encoded protein is MSTDLSPVKPPETELLIITGMSGAGRTTAAHALEDHGWYVVENLPPALLGMLTELVSRTAGSIPKLAVVMDVRSKSFFPQLRESLAALTAAGVLFRVLFLEAGDDLLVRRFEQGRRPHPLQGSGRILDGISTEREVLHELKEAAEIVVDTTDMSVHDLNRAITELFSESGPIVLRLNVMSFGFKYGLPTDANYVADVRFIPNPHWVPELRPHTGLEREVSDYVLGATGAQEFISRYISALEPVFEGYRRENKHYATIAVGCTGGKHRSVATAVEIGHRLSQLPNVTVSVTHRDLGRE
- a CDS encoding lysophospholipid acyltransferase family protein — translated: MGVYDMTRGSIRALLAGLCRPTINGLENVPRTGPVIIASNHLSFLDSIIIQALTPRDVAFFAKAEYFTTPGLKGTLMKSFFESVGSIPVQRGEQAASVAALDSLVEILEAGGGVGIYPEGTRSRDGKLYRGRTGVGWLALTTGAPVVPVGLIGTENLQPAGAKRIRPHHFTLSFGKPLQFEHIGRKHPLPERRRATDAIVDEIAKLTGQEYTGAYNQAPVAE
- the uvrC gene encoding excinuclease ABC subunit UvrC codes for the protein MADPNSYRPAPGEIPTRPGVYRFRDQHGRVIYVGKAKNLRSRLSSYFANPAGLTPKTHAMVHTAASVEWTVVGSELEALQLEFTWIKEYNPRFNIVFRDDKSYPYLAVTMGEKYPRAQVMRGERRKDTKYFGPFYPAKAIRETLDTLLRVFPVRTCSAGVFRRAEASGRPCLLGYIDKCSAPCVGRISPEDHRELAAELCRFMGGEGTRFIRELEKQMAAAAAEMEYEQAARLRDDIAALRRVFERNAVVLAENTDADVFAVHEDELEAAVQVFYVRGGRIRGQRGWVVEKVEDFTQAEFIEHMLLQVYGEAQGDDKVPREVLIPTLPENHEHLASWLSGLRGSAVDVRVPVRGEKAALMDTVRENAEQALRLHKSRRAGDLSVRSAALQELQEALGIPVPLLRIECYDVSHVQGTNVVASMVVVEDGLPKKSDYRKFSITGDAARDDTASMYDVITRRFRRYLEDQEHTAPAISGEIGEETKATRRFAYPPALVVVDGGPPQVAAAMRALGDLGIDDVYVVGLAKRLEEVWLPDDEFPVILPRASDALYLMQRIRDEAHRFAITFHRKKRSASMISSVLDDIAGLGPAKRTALLKHFGSLKKLKAAGAEDLVQVPGIGTAMAAVLLDAFAADAADTDRAPAINMTTGEVLD
- the whiA gene encoding DNA-binding protein WhiA: MALTASVKDELSRLEIRKSSERKAEVSTMLRFAGGLHIISGRIVIEAEVDLASTARRLRAAIAEVYGHTAEIIVVSGGGLRRGNRYVVRVVREGEALARQTGLLDGRGRPVRGLPSVIVNGSTADAEAVWRGAFLAHGSLTEPGRSSALEITCPGPESALALVGAARRLGLVAKARDVRGVDRVVIRDGDSIAVLLTRMGAHDALMVWEERRMRKEVRATANRLANFDDANLRRSAQAAVAAGARVERALEILGDDVPEHLKYAGALRVAHKQASLDELGRIADPAMTKDAIAGRIRRLLAMADKRAGELGIPGTEASVTADMLDN
- a CDS encoding HAD hydrolase-like protein, whose amino-acid sequence is MISAAQVLFDLDGTLIDPAGAITGGIGHALEVHGIEDPGPASLNALVGPGLAHGLASIPGVEPELIPALIDTYRTHYLERGMALARVYPGITELLTALAAAGVPVAVATSKPTSLARLLIDQQGLAPLLGGVYGAPEAESAAATEGKEAIVAAALAGEGMDPATTVMVGDRRFDLTGASANGLRSIGVRWGFAPPGELEAAGADAIVHDAHELAALLLPATTRTKAGTLTTETQTGTTTGAAR
- a CDS encoding gluconeogenesis factor YvcK family protein, which translates into the protein MPILPPLSGRDDAPVRVVALGGGHGLSASLSALRRLTSEITAVVTVADDGGSSGKLRDELDVLPPGDLRMALAALCDDTDWGRTWRDVMQHRFSSKPESAGSLDQHAVGNLLIVALWELLQDPVAGLRWAGALLGARGQVLPMSTVPLTISGDVLEEGANGELVRRRIRGQASLASAGSSALVANVSLEPRNAPACAEALEAIELADWVVLGPGSWYTSVLPHLLLPEMRHALETTPARRLLTMNLATETNETAGLDAAAHLEVIARYAPDLRLDAILADPDTVGDLRRFEAAAARLGARCFFGRVGVGTGRAVHDPLRLAAAYHDVFTTYDSDEPSS
- a CDS encoding superoxide dismutase encodes the protein MAVYTLPELQYDYAALEPNISARIMELHHSKHHAAYVAGANAALEQLAEARAKGEFGNVPKLSKDLAFHLGGHTNHSIFWSNLSPEGGDKPVGELAAAIDDAFGSFDAFRAHFTAAAMSLQGSGWALLAFEGLGGQLVIEQLYDQQGNVPVASTPLLMLDMWEHAFYLDYVNVKADYVKAFWNIVNWADVSARFEAARAGARSLVVPGR